The Serinus canaria isolate serCan28SL12 chromosome 2, serCan2020, whole genome shotgun sequence genomic interval GGGCAATTAACAAAATAGTTAAGGACATCCACCCAGTGATTGCTAATCCTTATACTTTGTTAACATCTGTGTCAGAACGCTTTAAATGGTTTACTGTGATTGATTTGAAAGATGCCTTCTTCTGCATCCCACTGGCCGCGGAAAGCATGAAGTActttgcctttgaatgggaaGACCCTAACACAGGACGAAAGAAGCAGCTGCCATGCTGCTTTCCCGTTTTCCCCAGAGATTCAGACACAGCCCCACAATCTTTGGCAATCAGTTGGCCAAGGAACTGGAGGAATGGAGGACCACCCAGGTGAAAGAACCACCGTATAGGTATGTACTCTTGCAATATGTGGATGATATCCTGCTAGCTACTGAAGAAAGAGGGGTATGCCTGATGCTAACAATTGCACTGTTAAACATGTTAGGACAGTCTGGTTACCGAGTATCGAAGGAAAAGGCACAACTCATTCAGGAAAAGGTGCTGTATTTGGGTTGTGAGCTGAGCCAAGGACAGCGTAAACTGGGGATAAATCGTGTGGAGGCGATCTGTTCTATACCCCTCCCTAGAAATCATCAAGAATTAAGGTCCTTTTTGGGCATGGTGGGATGGTGTAGATTATGGATCCTAAATTTTGGACTGCTTGCAAAACCATTGTATGAAGCTCTGAAAGAGCCCAAGCTAGAATGGAATACTGCTAGGAAAAGGCATTCCAGGAGTTAAAGCAAGCTCTAAAAGAAGCCCCTGCTTTGGGCCTGCCGGACCTGAATAAAGATTTTCAACTTTATGTGAATGAGAGACAGCGGTTGGCATTGGGGGTACTTACCCAACGATTGGGGTCCTGGAAAAGGCCAGTAGGTTATTTCTCCAAACAATTGGACACTGTCAGTATGGGGTGGCCGTCATGCTTGCGGGCCGTAGCGGCCACTGTCATACTGATACAGGAAGCTCGAAAATTAACATTGGGAAGGAAAATAGAAGTGTTCGTTCCCCACATGGTATTGACAGTGTTGGAACAGAAAGGGGGACATTGGTTATCATCTAGCAGAATGCTACAATACCAGGCCATTTTGAGGGAACAAGATGATGTGGAACTGAAAACAACTAACCATATCAACCCAGCTGAGTTTCTCCGCAGTGAAACAGCAGAAGGGGAATTAGCCCATGACTGCATGGAAATAATTGAGCAGGTGTACTCCAGCCGGATGGATCTGAAGGACACACCAATGGAAGATCCCGACTGGGAGTTGTTCACAGATGGATCAAGCTTCGTGGAAAGTGGGACCAGGTATGCCGGGTACTCTGTTGTCTCCACAACCCAAGTTATAGAAGCCAAAGCATTACCTCCAGGAACCTCGGCCCAGAAAGCGGAGGTCATAGGCCTTACAAGGGCACTGGTACTCAGCGCTGGAAAGAAGGTAAACATTTGGACTGATTCTAAATATGCTTTCGGGGTAGTACACATACATGGAGCTTTATGGAAAGAGAGGGGATTACTTAGTGCACAAGGAACTATGATCAAACATCACACAGAAGTTTTAGCCTTACTAGAAGCAGTCCACAAGCCAGAAAAGGTGGCCGTCATGCATGTACGTGGGCatcagaaagaagaaggaaaaattttccaaggaaatcGCCTGGCAGATTCGGCTGCCAAGGAGGCTGCACGGCTGGTATGGACCCAGATGGCTTTGATCCCTACAAAGGTAACCCCTATTTCTCCTTACTTAAACAAACCACCACACTACTCATCAGAGGATGAGAAGCTGGCCAAATTGTTGAGGGCACAGAAAAACGCAACTGGATGGTACGTCACAACTACAGGACAAGTGGTGGTcccaaaacaaataatgaaTGCAATCCTTGTTACAGAGCACAATAAGTGTCATTGGGGAGCAGAAGTATTggtaaaatttttgaaaaaggaGATGGTTTCTAACCAGATGTTAACAATGGCAAAGCGGGTGAATGCAATGTGTCCGGTGTGTCTGAAAAATAACCCCATAGTTAGGAAGCAAATCCAGCTAGGTAGGCTTCAaactggggcagagccaggagattATTGGCAGTTAGATTTTTCAGAATTACCGAGGGTTCAGGGGTACAAGTATGTGTTGGTATATGTGTGTACTTTCTCAGGATGGCCAGAGGCCTTTCCCTGTCGTACCAATCAGGCTAAGGAAGTAATCAGGACTCTATTAAAAGAGATCATTCCGAGATTTGGGGTACCATTGGGATTGTCGTCAGACCGGGGACCACATTTTATTGCTAACATTGTACAGGAGGTGGCTAGAATGCTTGATATCACTTGGAATCTACACACTCCCTGGAGACCTCAGTCGAGTGGTCAGGTTGAGAGAATgaatcaaacactgaaaaatcaaataaagaaaatctgtcAAGAAGCCAAATTGCAGTGGCCGCAGGCTTTACCGTTAGCTTTGCTCAGAATTAGGATAAAGCCTAGAGAAAGGGTGGGAGTCAGCCCTTTCGAAATTCTGTACGGGAAACCGTATCATGCAACTACATTGAGGGGCGACCCACATGTGTACGGAGATCAGGTGATTTTCAATTATGTTCTATCCCTTCACAGAGTTCTCAGCGCCTCTGCGTGGAGCATTGCAGTGGAATCGACCACTGCCACTGGAAAATCCTGTACATGACATACAACCAGGAGACCAGGTGTACATAAAGAACTGGCAAACTGATCCCCTGAGGGAAGCATGGGATGGTCCACATCAGGTGATATTGACAACCTTTACAGCTGTTAAAGTAGCAGGGATCGACTCGTGGATCCACTACACCAGAGTCAAGAAAGTTCCTGCACAATGGGAGACACAAGTACTATCCCCAACTCAGATGATAATCCGAGCAAAAGAACCACATTATTAATTATTGTATTTCTGGTTGTAATAAGATGTCCTTTTGTCaatggttttgttgttgtatcAGTCCCTGAACCAGTTGCAGGAGCATTGGAAGGAATGAATGTGAACTTaacttgtgtttttaaagatgaccagagagctggagccagggaggTGACTGTATATTGGAAAAGAGGGAACAGGAACAGTGTCGAAAATCACAATGCTCTCACGACTTGGGATAAGGATGCACAAATTGGTAATTCAATCATCACTTTAAAAAACATAACTGTGGGGGACTCAGATAAATTCACTTGTTTGGTCAAGATCCAATGGAGCTTAGATTACAAATACATACAGTTAAGGGTTGGGAATTGGGAAAGAAATGATACTGGGATAATCATAACTCCTTCCACTGCTGATGTTGATATGTGGGATGGACCTCCTTTGCGAGTTAATTGTTCTTTCACCACCCAGGATTCTTGTGGTACCATTTATTCAGTCACATGGTGGAAATGGAATAGTGCAGGATTGTGGGACAAACCAAAGGGTCGAAGCAATGCATGGGTTACAGATCAGGGAGGTATGGGATGGTACAATGAGACACAACCACGATTGGGAGAATCagaatcagaaggaaaatacatttgtatAGTGGTTTGTGGGATGCAATCCTCATATGGAGAGAGAGAAGTTAAAGGAAgagcacacctgggacagggaatgagGCCATCACATGGGGTATATCGAGCAGTGGCAGGATCCCCAGTGATATTGATGTGTAAATTAGATTTGGGAATGACATTTTCCGAATTTGGATGGTGGTTTAGGAGAAGTAATCTTCTCCAAACAGCTAAATACCAGAGGGAAAGGAGATTAGGGAATACAGTAACTTTAGTCATTAAAGATGTGCAATCCTCAGACGAGGGTATGTACTGGTGTTGGGTGGCTCAAGATGCTTGGTGGATACACGCTAGAATCACAGTTTCACTGACGAGAGGAGGAGTGTTTAATTGAAAAATTAGAGATTTGAGAAATAGCAGTGAAACTTTCAACTTCCAAAGGGgggaagagcaagaaaatttAGGAGTTGGGTTAATCAGAGATTTTGGAATAGTACAGAATATTTCAAGAATCACGGCTTGCCTACCACTACCAcgagctgcaggagagcccaTTCCGTGGGGAATAATCCCGATTGGACCCCTACCAAAATTGGAGAGAAATACCACTCAGATATGTTGCAGTGAATTGAAACAGCGGGTGGAAATGGAACATAAGATTGTAGGCAGTCGGGAGTCCTGGTccattcccaggagcagggatgatTGTCAAAAACTACCTAATTATCAGGTTGCCAAAATAAGACGATTTAGAAGTGTGGGGCGGTGCAGCTATGATGAGATCCGCAGAGCGAGTGTTCCTAAGACTCTTTGGTATAACGAAATAGTATGTCAGAACGTTTCTCAGAATATTTCATTAGAGGAAAAATGGAAGACAATATGGGGGCCCAGTCTTTTAGAGACTTATAGCTACCTAGGATCAGTAAAGTGGTGTATCCACTGGATAGGAAGAAAGAACCAAACCCATCTCTCAGTCACAGCAGCGGTGACAGCACACCGGGAGCTtaggaagcagaaagagaattGGAATTGCATGCAGGTGTATACCTGTGACACCCCGGAAGATGACATTGGACTAATTCCAGTGAGAGTACTGCTTAAGTGGGGATGTGAATGCCGGGGGTACAATCACTCAATAAATAGGAATATACCTAACCAAACACCAGTAAATTGTAGATCAGCCACAATTCGCAGCCCCGGAAATTTAGTTTGGGAAATGGGACATGGACAGTGGACTACACATCTCCCCATTGATGGGCCAGTTACACAAATCACACTTGGGATTCCTACCTGGTGTCCATTTTGGAGACAATCAAGCTTGAGTGAGAGAAATAATAGACAAAAGAGAGATGTGAGCCCAGAAGATGAGTGGCACGAACCAGATAGTGGGGTTAAATTTGGATGGGCCCTGGAATCATTCTTTGCACCTATTGCAGCATATCGAAATAGGGACATGATTTATAGATTGATGGGTCAGACCGAGAGATTAGCAGCAGCCACCAAAAAGGgatttaaagatttaaatttgCAATTGCAAGCCACTACAAGAATGACCTTGCAGAACAGAATGGCCTTAGATATGCTGTTACTAAAAGAACATGGGGTTTGTGGTTACCTGAACAAGAAAATAGATCATTGCTGCATCCATATCCCAAATGTGACCATTGAAgtagaaaaagatattttacaattagaaaatatagaagaaaagaccaaagaattagaaaaagaaacagaacacaaTTGGATCGGGGCATTGTTTGATTCCTTAGGGCTCCAAGTCTCTAGATATCTTCGGCAATTCAATATATATTGATGTTTTTGATATTAATACTAATCATTTTTGGAGTATATAGATGTATCGTAGGTATGATTAGACGAGAGCGTATGCACACTCGATGACTGATGAATGCAATGACTCGAATTCCAGCAACACCACCGCCCCGTACGAAGAGAACAGACATCcaaatgaagctgaaataaagACTTGAGCACTCCTGCAAATCTAAGATTGAGGAATGCTCAAAAGGgggtgttgtggtgtgtgttcagttcccaattgagttatctccccTGTCTTGTATTGTCCCCCTCGTTTTGTGATGAttcccccagttacaaccctatacccagttcgatggttcagtcctggttccccctttccctcgaatggtgtcctccctgtctgggctcgctgccaagcccttgtctccacccctgttcccctagcaactgcccctttccgttatattttcccctcctccagagccccgttcatctcctgaaacccccccatccttccagaaacttctcccttccacagggggtgattgggcaggtgccccgagcccctcctttgttcgtgtatcacttgttgccactggtgtcagtcatgttgaattcccctcctcagtttcccccaactggttcttgtacacccctttatatactgcttcccTCCTTTTGTCCtcctcttttcctgcctggacGCCGTGGAGacaatgatacattaaaaccactggacTATACCggcgtgttaagaccctcttttctctccggcttctccgccttgccgctcctttcgata includes:
- the LOC127059320 gene encoding LOW QUALITY PROTEIN: protein NYNRIN-like (The sequence of the model RefSeq protein was modified relative to this genomic sequence to represent the inferred CDS: inserted 1 base in 1 codon; deleted 2 bases in 1 codon), whose translation is MGQLEERPFLKTLSLRFGGKELDHQFLYMPNCPKPLFGRDLLSLLNAKIIFEDGRAKLEIPHEEIGKIFILKEADLVPIPPEIEQAVVPWVWETGVPVKSKAAQPVVVELKEGAQPVRIKQYPIRTEAKQGVAPTIAQFITLGLLQECESEYNTPIFLVRKPNGKYRLIQDLRAINKIVKDIHPVIANPYTLLTSVSERFKWFTVIDLKDAFFCIPLAAESMKYFAFEWEDPNTGRKKQLMLLSRFPQRFRHSPTIFGNQLAKELEEWRTTQVKEPPYRYVLLQYVDDILLATEERGVCLMLTIALLNMLGQSGYRVSKEKAQLIQEKVLYLGCELSQGQRKLGINRVEAICSIPLPRNHQELRSFLGMVGWCRLWILNFGLLAKPLYEALKEPKLEWNTAXEKAFQELKQALKEAPALGLPDLNKDFQLYVNERQRLALGVLTQRLGSWKRPVGYFSKQLDTVSMGWPSCLRAVAATVILIQEARKLTLGRKIEVFVPHMVLTVLEQKGGHWLSSSRMLQYQAILREQDDVELKTTNHINPAEFLRSETAEGELAHDCMEIIEQVYSSRMDLKDTPMEDPDWELFTDGSSFVESGTRYAGYSVVSTTQVIEAKALPPGTSAQKAEVIGLTRALVLSAGKKVNIWTDSKYAFGVVHIHGALWKERGLLSAQGTMIKHHTEVLALLEAVHKPEKVAVMHVRGHQKEEGKIFQGNRLADSAAKEAARLVWTQMALIPTKVTPISPYLNKPPHYSSEDEKLAKLLRAQKNATGWYVTTTGQVVVPKQIMNAILVTEHNKCHWGAEVLVKFLKKEMVSNQMLTMAKRVNAMCPVCLKNNPIVRKQIQLGRLQTGAEPGDYWQLDFSELPRVQGYKYVLVYVCTFSGWPEAFPCRTNQAKEVIRTLLKEIIPRFGVPLGLSSDRGPHFIANIVQEVARMLDITWNLHTPWRPQSSGQVERMNQTLKNQIKKICQEAKLQWPQALPLALLRIRIKPRERVGVSPFEILYGKPYHATTLRGDPHVYGDQVIFNYVLSLHRVLSASAWSIAVESTTATGKSCT